A stretch of Candidatus Bathyarchaeota archaeon DNA encodes these proteins:
- a CDS encoding winged helix-turn-helix domain-containing protein produces MGDNKIEVEALIGSRGRVRVLRVLSETREMNISEVGRRTGMNYTSVERHLEALRELGLLKEKRYGKIRIYEATFNRLTIRFERDRGVRIDVDDS; encoded by the coding sequence TTGGGAGATAATAAGATCGAGGTTGAGGCGCTCATAGGCTCCCGAGGCAGGGTCCGGGTCCTACGCGTCCTCTCGGAGACCAGGGAGATGAACATCAGCGAGGTAGGACGGCGCACAGGAATGAACTACACCAGCGTAGAGCGTCATCTAGAGGCCCTCAGGGAGCTGGGGCTCCTCAAGGAGAAGAGGTATGGGAAGATCAGGATCTACGAGGCCACTTTCAATAGACTCACAATTAGGTTCGAGAGGGACCGGGGCGTCAGGATCGACGTGGATGACTCCTAA
- a CDS encoding acylphosphatase translates to MRAHIYISGRVQGVYFRRNTVNQALQLGLKGWVRNLPDRRVETVVEGNEENIKEFIRWCHKGPPLAIVRGVEVSKQRPRGEFQTFRVLK, encoded by the coding sequence ATGAGAGCTCATATCTACATTTCAGGGCGGGTCCAAGGGGTCTACTTTCGCAGGAACACAGTGAACCAGGCACTGCAGCTGGGGCTAAAGGGTTGGGTGAGAAACCTCCCTGACAGGAGAGTTGAAACTGTCGTAGAGGGGAATGAGGAAAATATTAAGGAGTTCATTAGGTGGTGCCATAAGGGACCACCTCTCGCGATCGTGAGGGGAGTCGAGGTTTCCAAGCAAAGACCGAGAGGAGAGTTCCAGACCTTCAGAGTTTTGAAATAA
- the queC gene encoding 7-cyano-7-deazaguanine synthase QueC, which translates to MVRRIKCVVVFSGGPDSASAAYWAKDKGFDVHLITFDYGQIAKIEIEHARRIAQEMGVTHKVVDLSALERVYLGITSLVDTGIQMTQEFSAPIIVPFRNGVFLAVTVAYAASVGVDTILYGAHGSDEENYPDCRREFYKAFEATARLGTETQITIDAPFSNITKAEMLKRGLGLGVPLHLTWSCYRNGPIHCGTCESCNNRRKAFREAGIQDPTEYKT; encoded by the coding sequence GTGGTACGAAGGATAAAGTGCGTCGTAGTCTTCAGCGGAGGCCCCGACTCGGCTAGCGCGGCATACTGGGCGAAGGATAAGGGATTTGATGTTCACCTTATCACTTTCGACTACGGTCAGATCGCTAAGATCGAGATCGAACACGCGAGGAGGATAGCCCAGGAAATGGGCGTGACCCATAAGGTGGTAGACCTCTCCGCCCTCGAAAGGGTTTACTTAGGCATTACATCTCTGGTGGACACTGGCATCCAGATGACCCAGGAGTTCAGCGCTCCCATAATCGTCCCATTCAGGAATGGCGTGTTTCTCGCCGTGACCGTTGCGTACGCGGCTTCCGTCGGGGTGGACACGATCCTGTACGGGGCTCATGGTTCCGATGAGGAAAACTACCCGGACTGCCGGAGAGAGTTTTACAAGGCCTTTGAGGCTACTGCGAGACTGGGCACCGAGACGCAAATCACAATTGATGCCCCCTTCAGCAACATAACCAAGGCGGAAATGCTCAAGCGGGGATTAGGGCTAGGGGTCCCTCTCCATCTCACCTGGTCTTGCTACAGGAACGGACCCATCCACTGCGGGACCTGCGAGTCGTGCAACAATAGAAGGAAGGCCTTCAGGGAGGCTGGGATCCAAGATCCCACGGAATACAAGACCTGA
- a CDS encoding 50S ribosomal protein L35ae yields MNDRKGLILSYRRGEHAQYTNQCLMRVIDSGQSDANRMVGLRVGWPLSEPKIYGKIVGTHGKKGVLRVKFKKGLPGQALGTHVKIVK; encoded by the coding sequence ATGAATGATAGAAAAGGTTTGATTCTGAGTTACCGAAGAGGAGAGCATGCCCAGTATACCAATCAATGCCTGATGAGAGTCATAGATTCAGGGCAGTCAGATGCGAATCGGATGGTTGGACTGAGGGTAGGATGGCCTCTTAGTGAACCAAAGATATATGGAAAGATCGTTGGCACCCACGGTAAGAAAGGAGTTTTGAGGGTCAAATTCAAGAAAGGTCTTCCTGGGCAAGCCTTAGGCACTCATGTCAAGATCGTTAAATGA
- a CDS encoding helix-turn-helix domain-containing protein → MALNSLSEKLINFGFTKEEAEVYVFLSSMGPSPARVVSRRFDVNRMRAYRTLKSLEDKGLVERVIGRPMRFVANPLQEALGRYIDGFRERLTLLEAREEEIVEDWTRISEATSKQAEEPRFRIFEGRQQIYELLIQMFERARGEVCIVTTKRDLYRLSLMGIDDRLRAAHNEGISVRVLTQVEGPDFAEMESFRDFANIRHVPLPTPVRFVTIDERETLTTTSMEDTMSLTTHEDAGLWTNAPSYNSAMKIFFDALWKLATKASVIMEAFQTGITPQEIKTDQDFQETFLSMITKSRKSVNIMTSKISDLPFTMEEIKGDIGERADVRIITHLDLDGLRDTDEFFKEADVKHSLSPFDLQLLLVDEKEALMNIPSLQRLDRAVWSNLDPYVDTLMRVFEDYWTQGEPADNIISRLTSQRDYLKNLNEVKTAMELTGWQVKSAGVLNGQSGVEHTFNLLASNPRDPEHVLAIDVLLEDTAFNHIIRLGARKMDLKPQTLILVSRKRFGKQEAELAQLYGIELVYNENAENLAKQITRTLWPKVLR, encoded by the coding sequence ATGGCACTAAATAGCCTCAGCGAGAAGCTCATAAACTTCGGCTTCACAAAAGAGGAAGCGGAGGTATACGTCTTCCTCTCCTCCATGGGTCCCTCTCCTGCCAGAGTGGTCTCCCGGAGATTCGACGTCAACAGAATGAGGGCGTACCGTACACTAAAGTCCCTAGAGGACAAGGGGCTAGTGGAGAGGGTTATTGGGAGACCAATGCGTTTCGTAGCAAATCCCCTCCAAGAGGCCCTGGGCAGGTACATCGATGGGTTCCGAGAGAGACTCACCCTCCTCGAGGCCCGAGAGGAGGAAATTGTAGAGGACTGGACCCGGATCTCTGAGGCAACCAGCAAACAGGCGGAAGAGCCCCGGTTCAGGATCTTCGAGGGGAGGCAGCAGATCTATGAGCTCCTAATCCAGATGTTCGAGAGAGCCAGAGGCGAGGTCTGCATTGTGACCACAAAGAGGGACCTCTACCGCCTCTCCCTCATGGGTATCGACGATAGGCTCAGGGCGGCCCACAACGAGGGCATCAGCGTGAGAGTGCTCACCCAGGTGGAGGGCCCAGATTTCGCCGAGATGGAGTCTTTTAGAGACTTTGCCAATATTCGCCACGTCCCTCTCCCGACCCCAGTACGGTTTGTGACCATTGACGAGAGGGAGACACTGACGACCACGTCTATGGAGGACACCATGAGCCTTACCACCCATGAAGATGCAGGGCTTTGGACCAACGCACCAAGCTATAACTCAGCGATGAAGATCTTCTTTGACGCCCTATGGAAACTAGCCACTAAGGCCAGCGTAATTATGGAGGCATTCCAGACAGGGATAACCCCCCAGGAGATCAAGACTGATCAGGACTTCCAGGAAACCTTCCTATCAATGATAACCAAGAGCAGAAAATCTGTGAATATTATGACGAGTAAGATCAGCGATCTTCCCTTCACTATGGAGGAGATAAAAGGGGACATCGGGGAGAGGGCTGATGTTAGGATCATAACTCACTTGGATTTGGACGGTCTCAGGGATACAGACGAGTTCTTCAAGGAGGCGGACGTCAAGCATAGCCTAAGCCCCTTCGACCTCCAGCTCCTTCTTGTCGACGAGAAAGAGGCACTTATGAATATCCCATCATTACAAAGGCTAGATAGGGCGGTTTGGTCGAACTTGGATCCCTATGTCGATACGTTGATGAGAGTCTTCGAAGACTATTGGACCCAGGGGGAGCCCGCTGATAACATCATATCGAGGCTAACCTCTCAGAGAGATTACCTAAAGAACCTGAACGAGGTAAAAACGGCTATGGAATTGACGGGATGGCAAGTCAAGTCCGCGGGAGTATTGAACGGTCAATCAGGCGTCGAACATACGTTCAACCTTTTAGCATCTAATCCTAGGGATCCTGAGCATGTACTGGCCATAGATGTCCTCCTCGAAGATACAGCGTTCAACCACATTATCCGACTTGGCGCGAGGAAAATGGATCTAAAGCCCCAGACCCTAATACTTGTATCCCGCAAAAGATTCGGGAAACAGGAGGCGGAGTTGGCTCAGCTATACGGTATCGAGCTGGTTTACAACGAGAACGCTGAAAATCTTGCTAAACAGATAACGCGCACGCTATGGCCAAAAGTCCTTCGGTAA
- a CDS encoding QueT transporter family protein produces MEINTKDVTLVAIFAALYAVLGVVFAPIGFLALQFRIAGIIRPAVAKKPILIVGYTIGVFITNLFSPFTGFLELVFMPLMSLVAGLAGYYAAKFFGKSYMVAGAVIAVIIPISVSWMLNQLFELPIVATLPGLIVSEQIVNGLGSILFMAVASRYRWYEG; encoded by the coding sequence ATGGAGATAAACACGAAGGACGTAACTCTGGTGGCCATCTTCGCGGCTCTTTATGCCGTGCTAGGAGTGGTCTTCGCACCTATCGGTTTCCTAGCACTACAGTTCAGGATCGCGGGGATTATCAGGCCGGCCGTAGCTAAGAAGCCTATCCTCATCGTTGGTTACACTATCGGGGTGTTCATCACGAATCTTTTCAGCCCTTTCACGGGCTTCCTCGAACTTGTCTTCATGCCGTTGATGAGCCTCGTGGCTGGGCTCGCAGGATACTATGCTGCTAAATTTTTCGGAAAGAGCTACATGGTTGCTGGGGCCGTCATCGCAGTTATCATACCTATCAGCGTTAGCTGGATGCTAAACCAGCTCTTCGAGCTCCCGATTGTTGCAACGCTGCCAGGGCTCATTGTGAGCGAGCAGATAGTGAACGGCCTCGGGTCAATCCTCTTCATGGCAGTAGCTTCTAGATACAGGTGGTACGAAGGATAA
- a CDS encoding GyrI-like domain-containing protein produces the protein MQLHQRGTILQFISWYWKSMIRQPDFVNMGMLKEVRSEVREKRGSTIDLAVLEIFHEGLCAQIMHRSPYNEENPTIMRLQEFIMNEGYRMRGYHHEIYLSDPRRSNPENIKTIIS, from the coding sequence ATGCAATTACACCAAAGAGGTACAATATTACAGTTTATTTCGTGGTACTGGAAGTCCATGATCAGGCAGCCCGACTTTGTAAATATGGGGATGTTAAAGGAGGTCCGGTCTGAGGTCAGGGAGAAGAGGGGGTCAACCATTGACCTTGCCGTCTTGGAGATTTTCCATGAGGGGCTTTGCGCCCAAATCATGCACAGGAGCCCTTACAATGAAGAAAACCCCACCATTATGAGACTCCAAGAGTTCATCATGAATGAGGGATACAGGATGAGGGGATACCATCATGAGATCTATCTTAGCGACCCCCGTAGGTCTAATCCAGAAAACATTAAGACTATTATCAGCTAA
- the asnS gene encoding asparagine--tRNA ligase encodes MVFVSVADVLSGKISGETSVRGWINNSRSSGGIMFILLRDGSGLLQCTVRREAIENELYRTLENLPLESALELSGMIREDGRAPGGWELSVSGTGAIYPAKADYPLVKKEHGVEFLADNRHIYVRDLRLQNIFQIRAKFMEAARDWFRDQGYTETQSPSFMTASVEGGSTLFNVEYFERKGVYLTQSWQLYAEAMISSLGKIYTIAPSFRAEPHRTRRHLSEFWHLEVEEPWTDLAGIMRTGDALVTHIAHTLANEIPEKVRRVGRDPSMLLKLDAPFPRISYDEAVELVQGEGVEMLWGDDFGWQQEGPLTRKFDSPFWVIGFPSGIKPFYHMPDPDRAEVTMSGDLMAPEGYGEIIGGGQRVHNYDQLLQRIHDDGLDPDNYSWYMDLRRWGTVPHSGFGLGVERVIMWMLGLEHIRDTIPFPRDMRRVFP; translated from the coding sequence ATGGTTTTCGTAAGCGTCGCTGATGTCCTCTCCGGTAAGATCTCAGGGGAGACCTCGGTAAGAGGTTGGATCAATAACAGCAGGAGCAGCGGGGGGATCATGTTCATATTGCTAAGAGATGGATCTGGCCTCCTTCAGTGTACCGTAAGGCGGGAGGCAATAGAGAATGAACTTTATCGGACGCTGGAGAATCTTCCCCTGGAGTCTGCTCTGGAGCTCTCAGGGATGATCCGGGAGGACGGAAGAGCCCCCGGGGGCTGGGAGCTCTCTGTGTCAGGGACCGGTGCGATCTACCCGGCGAAGGCTGACTATCCCCTTGTGAAGAAGGAGCACGGCGTGGAGTTCCTCGCTGACAACAGGCATATTTATGTTAGAGACCTTAGGCTACAGAACATCTTCCAGATCCGGGCAAAGTTTATGGAGGCTGCCCGGGACTGGTTCCGAGATCAGGGCTACACCGAGACCCAGAGCCCCAGCTTTATGACTGCAAGTGTAGAGGGGGGCTCTACGCTGTTTAACGTGGAGTATTTTGAGAGAAAGGGGGTTTACCTCACCCAAAGCTGGCAGCTTTATGCTGAGGCGATGATCAGCAGTCTAGGTAAGATCTACACCATCGCGCCGAGCTTCAGGGCGGAACCGCACAGGACCCGGAGGCATCTCAGTGAGTTCTGGCATCTAGAAGTGGAAGAGCCTTGGACGGATCTAGCGGGGATCATGCGCACCGGGGACGCCCTGGTAACTCATATTGCGCATACGCTCGCGAATGAGATTCCGGAGAAAGTGAGGCGGGTCGGTCGGGACCCGTCGATGCTCTTGAAGCTGGATGCGCCGTTCCCCCGAATCAGCTACGATGAGGCGGTAGAGCTCGTGCAAGGAGAGGGGGTGGAGATGTTGTGGGGGGACGACTTCGGCTGGCAGCAGGAAGGCCCCCTGACCCGCAAGTTCGACTCACCGTTCTGGGTCATCGGGTTCCCTAGCGGGATCAAGCCGTTCTACCATATGCCTGACCCGGACCGTGCTGAGGTAACAATGTCTGGAGACCTGATGGCGCCGGAGGGATACGGGGAGATCATCGGTGGAGGCCAGAGGGTCCACAATTACGATCAGCTGCTACAGCGAATACATGACGATGGACTGGATCCAGACAACTATAGCTGGTATATGGATCTGAGGAGGTGGGGAACTGTACCTCACAGCGGCTTTGGTTTAGGGGTGGAAAGGGTGATCATGTGGATGCTGGGGCTGGAGCATATACGAGACACGATCCCGTTCCCCAGGGACATGAGACGGGTCTTCCCCTAG
- a CDS encoding threonine/serine dehydratase — MPLNLEEVFDPGEILKARHRISSLVYRTPLIHSHALSERTGNQIYLKMECWQRCGCFKVRGALNATSSLTQEERSRGLVTASSGNHALAIAYAANLFSIRPTRIYVPENADPAKVRRALFWGPDLVYHGQGFQEAYEESMQYTRENNMTFIHSHADPKVIAGQGTIGLEIIEDLPEADAVIVPVGGGGLISGISTAVKTLSDETKIYGVEPTAAPGAYKSLREDKCYETLDIDVSIASGLLGGFGRLPFEICKRTLDNTFLVDDREIIEAMVAIQQDEQVMAEPASSVGLAALLAGKIELKNKKVVLVITSRNINTTTFNRLIQKVPDNVLA, encoded by the coding sequence ATGCCTCTTAATCTTGAAGAAGTCTTTGACCCCGGGGAGATCTTAAAGGCGCGTCACCGAATATCAAGTCTTGTTTACAGGACTCCCCTGATCCACTCCCACGCCCTCAGCGAGAGGACGGGGAACCAGATCTATCTCAAGATGGAATGCTGGCAGCGATGTGGATGCTTCAAGGTACGGGGCGCACTCAACGCCACCTCCTCCCTCACCCAAGAGGAGAGGAGCAGGGGCCTCGTTACCGCCTCCAGCGGAAACCACGCCCTGGCAATAGCCTACGCCGCGAATCTATTTAGCATCCGCCCCACCAGGATATACGTCCCCGAAAATGCTGATCCCGCTAAGGTGAGAAGGGCCCTCTTTTGGGGCCCCGACCTCGTATACCATGGCCAAGGATTTCAGGAGGCCTATGAGGAGTCCATGCAATACACCAGAGAAAACAACATGACATTCATCCACAGCCACGCCGATCCCAAGGTCATTGCAGGACAGGGTACCATAGGCCTCGAGATCATTGAAGACCTCCCCGAGGCGGACGCCGTAATCGTCCCTGTGGGTGGGGGAGGGCTCATCTCAGGCATCTCAACCGCCGTAAAGACCCTCTCAGACGAAACTAAGATATATGGTGTCGAGCCGACCGCGGCCCCGGGAGCCTACAAGTCTCTCAGAGAGGACAAGTGCTATGAGACCCTGGACATCGACGTGAGCATCGCGAGTGGCCTCCTCGGGGGCTTCGGACGACTTCCCTTCGAGATCTGCAAGCGCACCTTGGACAACACATTCCTTGTAGACGATCGGGAGATCATTGAGGCCATGGTTGCCATCCAGCAGGATGAGCAGGTGATGGCCGAACCCGCATCCTCTGTGGGACTTGCCGCTTTGCTGGCGGGGAAGATCGAACTGAAGAATAAGAAAGTGGTGCTAGTCATCACGAGTAGGAACATTAACACAACAACTTTCAACCGGCTAATCCAAAAAGTTCCGGATAACGTATTAGCCTGA
- a CDS encoding zinc-ribbon domain-containing protein yields the protein MAILLRKNQTRTWNGCSITDTSRRRVGSLADRNPELAKEWHPIKNGDLTPAQVTPGSGKKVWWRCSRGHEWEAMVKSRTRGTGCPYCYRERRQRRN from the coding sequence ATGGCTATACTCCTAAGGAAAAATCAGACGAGAACATGGAATGGATGCTCCATAACGGATACATCAAGGAGAAGAGTCGGAAGCCTGGCAGACAGAAACCCTGAGCTAGCCAAGGAATGGCATCCAATCAAGAATGGGGATTTGACGCCAGCTCAGGTTACTCCAGGAAGTGGTAAGAAGGTCTGGTGGAGATGCAGCCGAGGGCATGAATGGGAAGCAATGGTAAAAAGCAGGACACGTGGTACTGGTTGTCCTTATTGCTACAGGGAACGTAGGCAACGTAGAAACTAA